TAGAGAAGTGGTTATCCTTTTGCTGGTGTAGTTGGATTTGTCCACAACATTCTCTCTCAAGTTTAGATGAACCTTTCCAGTGACAATCTCTTCCAACCGGTCATTGATCTCTTGTACCTTGGTTTCAGACATGAGCGAGGGTGGTCGGCCAAATACGAGAAACTTCCATTTCCCCAAACCTTTGCTTGTGCTGGATTCTGCCTCTAACTCAACTTGAGCAGCTTTGATCTCAAACTCATCGAGCAAGTCTTCCATGTCATAGGCCAAGTCCTTAACCTTGTCCAGCCATAGCTTCACTTGATGGTTACCACTAAGTTCCTTGTCCTCTGCATCAGCCAACACTGCATTGATTATGACTAGTTTCTCCTTCCACTCCTTAGGCAAGGCAGTGCTGATTCCTTTACGTTGTGCATAACCTAATGCGGGAGAAGCGAACTTGTCGAACATGACCTGAAAGGATGAAGCCAAAAAGGAACCCAACACAATCCCTCCAATGTCCATAGGTGAATCAGTCACTGTAATGAACAACAAAGGTGTTATGGTGAAGCAAAGTGAAAATGAACTAATGGAGAGAGAAATCTATGAAGTCCTAGGAAGACCAAGATGATGACCTaggaaaaagattcaaaaaaaaagaaaaaaagaccaagactttcaagCAATGCACGTCAAAGGTtagacaaatcaaaataaaatactatTTGTCCACAAGTGCTAGTTACATCAATTGCTCTCCTTATTCTTCGGATCAAGACTCTTTGGCTATTGGACCTTTACTTTTGGCCATCCAAAACAGTCTTAATATGACCAACTTAGAGTGTATGCATAATTTCGCCGTAAGTGTTATCACTCACGAGTGTTTTGTTGGCTTTTTTAGCGTTTGTATATTGTTAGTAACCTCATGATTTCAATGTCTTTGTTTTCTGCTTTATTGGTGAATGTGAGATTAATGAAGTCTTTTACATGGGAGCTTCTATGCTAAAGATTCATAGCAAGATGGACGATAATGATTTGTTGAAGGGTGCTGTGTAGTGGTTGATAATCGGGAATCACCTTGATAGGAGAATCGCAATCCTTTGAACACGATTATCAAGTTCATTAGTGTAATGGGTAGAGTGTGACATCTAGTGGATTATATGTTGTTAATacctaagtagcaccgacactaATACACAATGCgtgacatgacacgacacgacaaGACATGCTAACACGTCGTTtctaaaaaaacagagaattttGACACGTTGGAACATATTGGATAtcgaatatatatttttatatatacataataaattatcatttttatgtttatttcaatcaaattaatttgattcaaattcataaataaataaataagcctataatgaatttacactaaaaacattaatccagcatttattaatatcattcattgtttcaatttgacaaattcaattctaTTCATAATTcgtaaaacttgaaaaaaagaCAAGCAATCCACATTCTGGACCCGCATGCTAGATATGtcggaagaggagaaaaaacacTTAAGAGATTAATTGTGTATCACAAGAAATGAGAGTCAAAATAGAAGAGAAGACTaggtttttcctctttcttcatttattatttttattattgtgtttattattttacatatatattttgacttctcatttattaatttttttttaaagtagacCTCGATATCGAAATCACGTGTCAGAAACTCGTATGTCGGAATTCCGACTCGAGTGTCGGGAAAGTTGACCAGGTaacggattttccgacacgtctTGACCAAGTGTCGGAgagtgtcggagagtgtcgaagagtgtcggacacgtgtcgaagtgtccGACACAACACGAAAGCTCTTGGAAGTGTCGGTGCTTTATAGGTTAATACTGGACTCGTTTACCATTTCCAGAGTGAGAGAAAGCAACTTACTTGATGGATTAGTTGGTGTGCTTatcccttttttcttatttagcgATGTATGAAGTTGACCAAGTTAATAGGATCAGCAAATAAGCATAGTTGTGCAACTTAGTAAAATAAATGCTTTTGAAACATAACATACTGAGGATTCACCCAATAATGGCATCTTATTTCCTGTTATAcatatacatgtcatcaaaGACAATGAACTTTGTCTGTCCACTAaggagaatagaaacacgtccTTTGGGCTAAATAAGGAAAAGGGTCAAGCACACTAACTAATTCATTAAGCAACTTGCATTATTTTACTCTGCAAATAGTGAACAAGTCAGAAATCACCAAACGACAATGTATAATCTACTGAAAATTATACTCTACCAATCACACCAATGAACAGGAAAATTGAGTTCAAAGGACCATGATTCTCGCTTCAAACGATTCCCCATCATCAACTACTAACCCATCACCTTTCAGCAGATATTGCCGCCCATCTTGctgcaactttttcttctttttctttttttcacaagTGCTTGTTCTGTAACATTTAGAGATTATCACCATACATATGTAGTGTCCACGATCATATATACTTGTTcatataaaaaaccataaacttggGAAGACCAAAACTTCACTGGGTATCATGAACTTTTTTGTCGTGAAAGTGAAGTATAATTGATAAAGAGCTTAtgggaaagaaaatttaataaaatcgaAGAAGACTAAGACTTACGGAGATGCAAATTGGATTTGTCGCTTCACTTTTCAAATCCCTCCTCTTCCGTTCCCATGTGAAtgtcttttttatgtttttttttggtcagaaatatAGATATTTCATTACTAATTAGTAGCTTTACAATGTCTTTTTTATGTTACTAGTAGTTTTCCACGCGTTACATggatgccaattttttttttttttttttttttgtgtgtgtgatTGACAATTAGCAGTGATTATTGTTCTCTTGctcaaattgacaaaatataattttagtccaacttttgtcatttttaatcATATTGTGATTAATCATTCATTAATCTCTGTTGTACTTGTCTATTGGAATTATGTCTAGATTtccatttatcttttcaaatataagtctaataaatggaaaaagagcaagaagaaaaactaaataagaaaaacagcaaaaaactgatgaagaaaaaaaattgcaggaGTGGGGCGATAATACTCTTCATGACTCGCGGAGAGTTCCACttcacatttttgttttgttttgtttttttatgaagatgcaatctaaatttattaatatgcaagatatgattttcctaaatttcCCAAGTTATAGCATGTGATTTATCAAAGGAAATGTGCAAAAAAGAGAATTAACAATAATGCACTCCAAAAAGCCTAGATGCGCATGATAATGCTTATCCATGAACATTCTAAGTTTTCTAATATAATTTTCCTGATACCGATATAATGCAATTCTATGCTAATATGTaacgaaaaatcaaaaaataaaggTCTGAGTTTTGGCTCAAACAATTATGTGTGCAGATGTATCACCTgattaaaacaaaattaacaaatcaccATGAATTATGCAATCAAGCTGCAACCTTAACCTGGCCAGCAAGTATATGGCATCAACTTTCCCCAATTTTGCTATTAAACTTGCTGCATCAGttcaagggaaaaagagaacaaGTAGAAAGATGTCTTTTACCTATTCCAAGTAGACTTCCTGGAGCTGACCAGGCGAATGGGATAAGATCCACAACAGCAATCCAGCAAGCACGAGCGCTAGGTTTGGCAGTTCACTGTACGCGTGCGTATTCAGCTACGGCAATGCGTGGTCGCCGCTTGCAACGACGAACGATGGTATTGACTGAGCGACGACGAGAGATGGTGGTGATTGGCGACAATCGATGTGCATGCAAGAAATGAATTGAACGAGAGTGGAGTCTGTGGGCTTGagtttgatgatgatgatggtggtggtggtggatgaaGAAAAAGTGAGGCGGTGTGGTTTCAAAGAAAGGAGCAGGAGAACCAAGATGAATTCTGCCGTGTGTGTTTTTCTCTCGGGGGTTCccattttatctttgcttttcttttctttttctttttttttatttggggaaTAAATTCGAAAGAACCTAATCCTATTTGTCGAAATTCTGGTAAATGCTTATAAAATGCTTTAATTCCTATAAACTTCTTCTGTGAAAGGAAAATCTGTTCCAGTTTTCCAAAAGTTTATGAAAACCACTTTTGGACAGAAGTTAGGTATCGACAAGTTTTAacaattaaatgattatttttgagcTATTTATACTTATTTTGGTAAGTCgagatttcttaatttttggatgTGTGGAGCTGTCAGATGATCCTTTCCAGGTGTGGCTGTAACCGCCTGCTTATTGCTCACGTTTCGCCTCTTTGTAGAGGAATGGttttggaggttttttttttggtctgagaATGGTTTTGGAGGTTCAAACACTAGGATTTGTACCTGACTTCTGCTCCTTTTCAGATTTTCCATTATGTTCCTCTTTTGGATCGAACCGAGTCAATTCCTCTTATTTTGCTCCATCAAAGTAATTCAAGGGTGTGTTTATTTCGAAAAAACTTAAGATTTGAATAacattttccgaaaaatgactAGTTATgtcattcaaaaaaattgaccaacaCAGAGTATTTTCATTGCAACATCAATTTTATACCTGCATATTTcggtaaatgatgaaaattttgatttgttcatttttgtgaGCAATAAATCAATcagttttttgaaaatattttctaaatcttgagttttcaattaaacaaatgtattttaattatttgaagttTTTATGTTCCTGCATTATACAAGGTAAAGAGTAGAAATCAAATCAGTTCAACTTAAAGAGTCATGGATAGATTTTATAAGAGTCCAAACAAATTTCATGATTCAATATATTCGATGGTTTTTGTTATTCATGCTTGCCATGACTTCAGTTTACCCAAGGATGAGAGTAATCATGGAGGCTATGCATATGCTAAAACAATTATTAGATCATGTTCACCAATAGTGACCAAAGATGGTTCCCATACATGCTAAAACAAAATGATGGAACTGGGAGGGCCCTGCATTATTAGCCTTTTTTGTCACCATGTCCAATCAAGCATAGCATTAAGGACTTGACCCTCTGAGGATCCCCACCcccccggaaaaaaaaaagaaaaatctctaaGGCACTCATTTGTATTTCGTCTGCCAATTATTAAAGGCTGAAATGAAAATGTTcaccatttttcatttgaaaaagaagagcaTTTAAGACTCATATGGTATTACTGATTGTTATCATAAAATTAGTCCATCGTATTTCAAATACTTTTATTAATCATGTTTTAGATATTGTAGGTTCTAAGAATTAACAAAAGTCGAGAATCTAAATATGCATGAGCGGAACATGCAATGTGTGTGGACATGGAATGACTCGAGGGGTTTAAccaactagagagagagagagagagagagagagccattaTATTACGTTAAATTGAAGTCTAGCATGTATCGCATGATCTTgcttttttaaagcaaaattcgttttctttctttagtgTGGAGAATAAGCCAACTAGTATGGAATACTTTCTAAACAATGGATCTAGATTGTctataattttagaattttgagGACAATTCAACCTATTTATTATGAGTGAGCTCCAAATTAGTATTATGCCTTTCCTCCAATATTACTTGAAGCGAATTAGTATCATTCGTCGGTGTATATACTAATTATAATGATTCCAGAGAATTCACAATTGTGCACCATCAGAAGCCCGTACACAaactatttgaaatttgaacttaGACCGTGTAATGAATTTGAAGCTGTACATCTATGGTCGCAAGAATTCTGCAACTAGCCATCTCGTGGCAACATATGTCTCCCCGGCAGCTCCTCGTGCATCATGGGGCCAAAATCACATCAAAGGATCGTTGCTTTGTCAAAGTTATTTGAAACCTAAATTATTGAGGACATAACCAACAATGGCATCTTATTGTATGTTATGTATCCACAAGTCATCAAAGACAGTTAGGTTTGTTTGTTTGgtaaggaaaacaaaatcacaTGCTCTGGGTCAAAAGAAATGGTCCCCTATTTTAATCGACATCCAAAAGTcttgatttgaagaaaaaggagaacaatATAACTCGATGACATAGTGTGTGTCAAAACATATGCTCTCCAGTCTAATTCAAACTTCTTGGCGTATTagaaagaccaagactttgttGGGACTCATCAACCTTTTTGTGTGAAAAATtaagcaaaagggaaaaagtgatAGTGGGAAAGAAACTTTAATCAATTCCAGGAAGATTAAGAGTTTGCAAGACGTAAATGGCTTTATTGCTTCACTTTTCACTTCCCTCTTCTTCCATCCTTATGTGAATGTCTCTTTTTACATTAGTAGTAGAATTCCACACGTTACATGTCTTGCTTAAGATTAACAATACTAGAAATAAGTATAAGAAGGAAGCCAAGAAGGGACTCGAAAAGATCTCTCCAATGATCATGGGTTTACCAATCATTGAGAGAACAACAAgggttctaggttccaagttccataacatatagggtaggttccaggtctaaaaaatgagaaacctaCTCTAACAAAAAccattgagtcctaaaactttagACAAAGACAAGGAccaaggctttttttttttaaataataataataagtgcATGGGAAGTCcgaaaacttatcatgaaagtataattgaattataaaattttcaaaagatacaattgagtcctaaaacttgtcacaaaagtataatccagtcctaaaactttcaaaaagtgcaattaattcctaaaatatgtcttgaaagtgcaattaaatcttaaaacttttgaaaattgcaatcAACGAAGAACttaattggactaatttgacatgttttaggacttaattgcattttttgaaagttttaagacttaattgtacttCATAACAAGctttaagacttaattgtgctttttgaaagttttaaaacttaattacattttcatgataagttttagaacttataATGCACTTATCCCCTTTTTTTTGCATCTGTACATTCTTAGTAGCCTTATAATTTCAATATCTTTGTTTATTGTGTTATTGGTGAATATGTGATCAATGTAGGCTTTTATGTGGTAGTTATAGTGCTAAAGATTTGCAACCAAACAGGCAACAATGATCTACTGAAGGGTGTTGTGTTAGTGGTTAATGATCGAGAACCGTTTGATAGGAGAATCGTGGTCCTTTGCACGATTTTCCTATTCATAAGTGTGATGCCTAGAGTATATCTAGTACTTTCTTAGTTGGTGATGCCTAACCCTTTTTCTTGTCTAGCAATGAATGAAGTTGACCACAATTAATAGGACTGACAAATAAGCATCTTTGTACAACTTGCACCGACTGAAATAAAAGTTGACAATCCACCTAACAATGGCATCTTACTTTCTATTATAGATCCGCAAGTCATCAAAGACAACTAACTTTGATTGTTCGATAAgaagaacagaaacacatgcTTTGGgccaaacaagaaaaagaatcgGGTACACCAATGAATCCATGAATCGACTTGCTTAATTTTTACTTTGGAAATAGTACATGATTCACAAATCATCAACTAATCCATCAAGCAAGTTGCTTTGGGCTAGCTTTTTTGTTCAAAGGACCATGATTTTCCTATCAAGTGATTCACTATCATCAACAACTACTTCAGCACCCTTCAATAGATAATTGCCGCCCACTTTATTGCAAATTTCTAGCACTATAGCTGCCATGTAAAAGcctatactaaaaaaaaaagcaacaacaacaacaaaacattgtaagttataaaaattttatgaagacATGCATGCCCTCTAAGTTGGTCATGTGAAGAAAGGgcaaagtaccaaaaaagtcctaaacctatgacatttgtaccaatttaatcctaaacctttcatttaagccaatttagtattaaatctttttatattggtactaattcagtccttctagccaattttggctggttGGCTAGCTATGACATGGACATTCCGGGTTCGGGAAAatggccaaaacgggccaaaaccctctgcgatacccattttctgACTTCTCT
The nucleotide sequence above comes from Eucalyptus grandis isolate ANBG69807.140 chromosome 2, ASM1654582v1, whole genome shotgun sequence. Encoded proteins:
- the LOC104434642 gene encoding putative disease resistance protein At3g14460, which translates into the protein MDIGGIVLGSFLASSFQVMFDKFASPALGYAQRKGISTALPKEWKEKLVIINAVLADAEDKELSGNHQVKLWLDKVKDLAYDMEDLLDEFEIKAAQVELEAESSTSKGLGKWKFLVFGRPPSLMSETKVQEINDRLEEIVTGKVHLNLRENVVDKSNYTSKRITTSLSSLNFW